Within Deltaproteobacteria bacterium, the genomic segment CGGCCAGCTCCAGACCTCGCTCAACCAGATCTGGGGCGTGACCGGCGGCCCCCGCCGCGGGGTGCGTAGCCTCGTTCGCCGGCGGGTCACTTCCTTCAGCCTGATCCTCGGCATCGGCTTCCTCCTCTTCCTTTCGCTCGTCGTGTCGGCCGTGCTCGCCGCCGTGAAGCAGCTCCTGGCCGAGCATCTGCCCGTGCTCGGCGCGCTGCTCCCACCGCTCAACTTCCTGGTCTCGCTCCTGATGATCACCGCCCTCTTCGCCCTCATCTTCAAGGTGCTGCCCGACGCGCGCATGCACTGGCGGGACGTGTGGCTCGGCGCGGCGGTGACCGCGCTCCTCTTCACGGCGGGGAAGGGGCTGATCGCCCTCTATCTCGGTCGCACCGGCCGCGCCTCGGTCTACGGCGCCGCCGCGTCGCTCGTCGTCCTCCTCTTGTGGGTCTACTACTCGGCGCAGATCCTGCTCGTCGGCGCCGAGTTCACCGAGGTGTACTCGCGCCGCTACGGCTCACGCCGCGCGGAGGCCGGGAGTGGTTAGTGTGGTGTCCGCGCGGTGGCTTGTCGCGAGAGCGTCGAGCCGGGAGCCGAGGCGGGCGAGCGCAGCGACGACCGACGAGGCGTAGCCAAACACACGCGGCGCGTCCCGCGCCGCGGCCGCAGGAAAGAGGGAGGAGCGAGCACGCCCGCCGCAGGCCCCGGATCGACGCTCGCAGCAAAGCCACCGTGCGGAAACCACACTAGCGCTGCGCGCAGACGCCGAGCGTGCCGAAGCGGACGGCGCGCGAATAGGCGATGACGCGGAGCCCGTCCGGCCCGAACTCGCCGAGCGCCGCGTAGCCCTGGTCGGTGCTCAGGCTGCGCGACCAGTCCCACGTGGCGGCAAGCAGGCGCTCGCCGTGGACGCGCTGCCAGAGGAGCGTGTCGAGGGCGATCTCGGGCGCGCTCCGCCGGCGGGGACGGTCGGGCGGCGCGGCGCCGAGGAGGCGGTCCTGATCGCCGTAGGTGCGGTTCAGGGTCTCGCCGAGCGGCTCGCGGCGCACCAGCCACCAGCCCGCCGCACAGGTCTCCTCGGCCGCGAAGGGCTGATCGTCGATCGTCCACTCCGGCCGGAGGAGGTAGCCGACGCCCTTGTGGACGGCCGGGTCGAGGCCGGCCTGCAGGCGCGCGGCCAGGCGAAGCATGGTGAGCGGCCCCTCGGGATCGCGCGGCAGGCGCAGCACGAGCATCTCGCCCGCGGCGCGCGCCCGTTCCAGGTCGGAGGGGCCGAAGGGCAGGCGCGCCACCGTCTTCTGCTCGGCCGGCGTCAGGACCGCGAGCGGATCGAAGCCGAGGGCGGCCGCGAGCTCGCGCGGCCCCAGCATCCCTCCCCCCAGCGCGCGT encodes:
- a CDS encoding YihY/virulence factor BrkB family protein; the encoded protein is MNLKPGLSFLREVAAEWRKDNALSLGAALAFYTLFSLAPLLVLVVAIVGLVFGRAAAQGEIVARVGGAVGPEAAKVIEGMIARASAPTSGVIATVASLATMLFGASGVFGQLQTSLNQIWGVTGGPRRGVRSLVRRRVTSFSLILGIGFLLFLSLVVSAVLAAVKQLLAEHLPVLGALLPPLNFLVSLLMITALFALIFKVLPDARMHWRDVWLGAAVTALLFTAGKGLIALYLGRTGRASVYGAAASLVVLLLWVYYSAQILLVGAEFTEVYSRRYGSRRAEAGSG